The DNA region TACTTGATTACAACGAATATCCGTTGGTTCAATGGCAGGATATGAATTTTTCGCAGCTTCTAATAACACGATGGCTTTTTTCTCTGCACGTTCTAGTGAAAGATTTTTACGTGTATTACTTTTTAAACGATTTTTAATAATTGTCTTTGACTGAGCTAATAAAAGTGCTGGATGTGGATACAATTGCACAAAATTTAAAAATAGCGCTGAACTCGGTGTAATAAGTCGTTCCAACTCTGGAAATGAAAGATGTAAAATGGCATGCATACGATTGCGTAAAAGAATAAGTTCTTCTTCAATCTCGTCATAATAACGAGTAATCGCCCGCATCTGTTCATAATATTCATTCTGCACATACGTCGTTTCACGTTCTAATTTAAAGTGGGTTTTCGCTAACTCATGGGCATCGCTAATATCGGTTTTGTTTCGACGCATTGAAGCCATTTGTAGGTTCGCTTCAAGCGGGTTCATGCGACAGTATGTATGTCCGTGATCCCGTAGAAACTTTTCAACTGATTTTGAATAGACACCCGTCGCCTCAAATACGATTTCAGGGGCTTGTCCATCAAGAGCCGTTATTTCCTTAATACGAAGGTGTAGCTGCTCAAAATCAATGCGTGTATGATACAATTCCCCTTCAAATTCACATTGTCTATAGCCATCATAAATGGCAATGGTACTTTTCCCTTTACTGACATCAAGAGAGATGACATGTTTCATATAAATATTCTCCTTTTATAACCAATCATAGAAGTCTTCACAGTGCCTTATCGATTCCATTTTCTTATACACGATCTCTAAGACCCAACATACTAAACTGATTCAAACAAGGGTGTGAAGTTGGCCTGTTTAAATACGGACTCTTACATGGTCCTATAGACGGATCGACCTTCCTTCACTTCTACTATAAAAAAATAGTAGCACAAACCATGGCCTTGGTTTGTGCTACTAATGTTAGTATGTTTATACAATTTTTAATGCTTTTTACCAAATAAGCGGAATTTCTCTGTCTATTTAGATTCTTAAAATTAAAAAAATTAACAATAACCTTTAACATAGCCATTTTTTTAAGATGTGTAGAGATAAGTGCATTATTTAATTAATAACTCTGTTGATTTGCGCGGAAGGCACGCAGACTCCTGCGGGAGTACGGGGCTGGGGAGACCCCACAGGCGCTTCAGCGCCGAGGAGGCTCCCCGGCACGCCCGCGGAAAGCGAAGTGCATGGAGTACAAATCAACAAACATGTTTCAAAGACCTTAAATCAATGCCGTTATAATTTATTAACGTAGTGAATTATTAAAGTTATTGGATTATATAAGAGGCTGTCCTAAAAGGCAGCTTTATTTTTTCTGATTAAGATAAAATCCCAAGTTAAGACATATATTTTCTATAGCATAGAAAAGTGGGAGTGAGAGAGTATGGTAAAAATTTCTGAATTTCAAATAAAGGATGTTGTTAATGTTTCTGACGGCAAAAGGCTGGGGAATATTGGAGATATCGAAATAAATTTAACTACAGGAAAGATTGATGCAGTCGTAATTACTGGTGCAGGAAAAGTTCTAGGTTTTTTTGGAAGGGAGGAAGATATTGTTATCCCATGGAAAAATATTATTAAAATTGGTCAAGATGTAATTCTTGTAAGGTACAAAGGATTTGAGGAAAGAGTAACGGAGGAAATTGAAGGGTAAATGTACTAGAGTGCGATGACCATTTTACCTATTCATGGTAAACTAGAATAAGAAAATATAACCTGACTCATTGGTACTAACACGAAATAGGAAAGGATTACCTTTCCTATTTGTAAAAAAGAAGATAAAAGAGGGTTGGAAATGGAACCGTTTGTATTAAATAATCGGACATTTTTTTCGATTGAAAGCTGGGGAAAATTATTTCCAAGGCTTGTTGCTGGAATAAGTACAAAAAATGGTGGTGACAGCAAAGGGGACTTCGAAACACTAAACCTTGGATTCCATGTTGGCGACGTAAAAGATACGGTTTGCTCTAACAGGAACACGCTTTCTAAACATCTTCAATTTCCACTTGACCACTGGGTCGGTGCTGAACAGACCCATGATATTGTTATTAGAAAAGTCACAAGATCTGATAGAGGCAAAGGTTCAAATTCTTACTCAAATGCCTTTAAAGGTACAGATGGTTTTTATACGAAAGAAGAGGGAATCCTGTTAACCCTTTGTTATGCAGATTGTGTCCCACTATATTTTATTTCACCAAAGCTGGGAATGATTGGTGCTGCTCATGCTGGATGGAAAGGGACTGTCAACGAAATTGCAAGGCATATGGTAGAGGCGTGGAGCTGCGAGGGCGTTGAAGCGGATAGTATTTTTGTAGCGATTGGCCCTTCTATCTGTGATAAATGTTATATTGTTAATGATTATGTGATAAACTTCGTAGAAAATACACTAGTAGATGCCGATAAAAAACCCTATAATTTAGTAGGTGATGGTCAATATACATTGGACCTGCGTGAATTGAATAAATTGATCTTGATGAAGGCGGGAGTACCAGAAGGAAATATCCTAACCACTAGTCTTTGTACTAGCTGTGACGACAACGAGTTTTTTTCACACCGCCGTGATAAAGGAAAAACAGGAAGAATGTTAAGCTATATAGGCTGGAAGGAGACCGCAGGTGAAGGTAGCAGAAAATCTTAAACTTATTAATCAACAAATCAAAAATGCCTGTTCTATGGTAAATCGGGCTCCTGAAGAAGTGAAACTAGTTGCTGTAACCAAATATGTTTCCATCGAAAGAGCCTGTGAAGCTCTCGAGGCAGGCATAACCGATTTAGGCGAAAACCGTGATGAAGGCTTAATAGCAAAATGGGAAGTATTAGCGGACAAGCCCATCTGGCATTTTATAGGAACGCTCCAAACACGCAAGGTTAAGAAT from Neobacillus sp. FSL H8-0543 includes:
- a CDS encoding IS110 family transposase, which encodes MKHVISLDVSKGKSTIAIYDGYRQCEFEGELYHTRIDFEQLHLRIKEITALDGQAPEIVFEATGVYSKSVEKFLRDHGHTYCRMNPLEANLQMASMRRNKTDISDAHELAKTHFKLERETTYVQNEYYEQMRAITRYYDEIEEELILLRNRMHAILHLSFPELERLITPSSALFLNFVQLYPHPALLLAQSKTIIKNRLKSNTRKNLSLERAEKKAIVLLEAAKNSYPAIEPTDIRCNQVGDYARRIADLMEKKDQLVKQMVMMSEGRKEYTVLRSFPGIGDTTACRLIGELGDIRRFKNAKQLNAYVGIDIMRYQSGNTQYRDRINKRGNKKLRKILFFMICTMLMAKGKPNHLVDYYYKLKTQPQRKPHKVAIVACINKFLKVMFQLLTHGILYDYESALPAQKS
- a CDS encoding YlmC/YmxH family sporulation protein — protein: MVKISEFQIKDVVNVSDGKRLGNIGDIEINLTTGKIDAVVITGAGKVLGFFGREEDIVIPWKNIIKIGQDVILVRYKGFEERVTEEIEG
- the pgeF gene encoding peptidoglycan editing factor PgeF, producing MEPFVLNNRTFFSIESWGKLFPRLVAGISTKNGGDSKGDFETLNLGFHVGDVKDTVCSNRNTLSKHLQFPLDHWVGAEQTHDIVIRKVTRSDRGKGSNSYSNAFKGTDGFYTKEEGILLTLCYADCVPLYFISPKLGMIGAAHAGWKGTVNEIARHMVEAWSCEGVEADSIFVAIGPSICDKCYIVNDYVINFVENTLVDADKKPYNLVGDGQYTLDLRELNKLILMKAGVPEGNILTTSLCTSCDDNEFFSHRRDKGKTGRMLSYIGWKETAGEGSRKS